ctccgtaTCTCCAACCAACATATAAGTGATTACACTGTACTGTGTTGATTGAGTTTCAACTAACGACTGTACTGTTGGTTGCGTTTCCGATTTCTCTACATAAACATATTACTCGGTATTTATTAGTTCCTACTTCCTAGTTACTATTATTTACAAGTTTAAGTTTTGCTAGAACggcttcacttttttttttttccttctaaaaTTGATGTGGGATGCGGTTTATTGATAGAATACCAAAGAAACGATACATAACAGATTACGTGTTTTATTAAAAAGCACACGAGTGTGTGTTTAATATTATTACAAGGAACTCATTTTTATACGTAGCAACTCCTTAATTAATTACCAACTTAATTAACTAAATCCTTGGGGCTATAATTGGGCAATCTTTGACTTTCAAACCACAATCATTAGGAAGATTCTGAGCCTTCCTCAAAATCTGTCGCATCACTATTACTCCACGTCGTTTTCGTACTTCATCGAACACTTCCTGGATCGCATTGCACTGGCACTCCTGGTCCACGTTCATGAGCTGCCTACAACACATTTGAAGGTACGACACATCTTGGTTCTCCACCGTCATCATCAGGTTCATTTCATGAGTCCCTTGAGTGAGGTGCATCTTGCAGCTGTTTAACTGCTCAATCTTCACCTGGCTGCTGCACTGCATGTCGGTGACGTCATTGTCCGATATGGTGATGGTGGTTATGCGAGCAGAAACGT
This genomic window from Rutidosis leptorrhynchoides isolate AG116_Rl617_1_P2 chromosome 2, CSIRO_AGI_Rlap_v1, whole genome shotgun sequence contains:
- the LOC139888069 gene encoding 2S seed storage protein-like — translated: MAKLALLALTFTVLIAFINVSARITTITISDNDVTDMQCSSQVKIEQLNSCKMHLTQGTHEMNLMMTVENQDVSYLQMCCRQLMNVDQECQCNAIQEVFDEVRKRRGVIVMRQILRKAQNLPNDCGLKVKDCPIIAPRI